The Cuculus canorus isolate bCucCan1 chromosome 36, bCucCan1.pri, whole genome shotgun sequence genome includes a window with the following:
- the VGF gene encoding neurosecretory protein VGF — translation MALSPRPLRCAALLLSVSLLVQSRPQSSPLPPSEPPRDPPPGGPTPFPPPLEAHRGLTKRSTATGNHHHDVLKDLNDLRVEAKRDHQWDDEGPGGPTSFPPPMEAHRGLTKRSTAMGDHHDILKDLNDLRVEAKRDHQWDHQWDDEGPGGPTSFPPPLEAHRALTKRSTAMGDHNEVLKDLEELGRLRAEAKRDRQRDRQRDRGWPSSKQLRRQQSLEHRLLERRYEELAESRRQAEAARKAAAEEERLADLASDLLLRYLLRGPGAAVAEDKRSEEVEEEEGGDGIPSDVSDEVEGDEGFEGDGLEGDGGFEGDGGLEGDGGFEGNGGLEDNEIFPRGNEGFPRVNEGFPRANEGFPRGNEIPPGGNEMIPRGNEIPRGNEKVLRGNEKVLRGDEMIPRGNEKVLRGNEMIPRGNEMFPRGSQEVSEGSEEPSPPDPSEVDDLDPGTIDQLIELSSRLHLPADDVVDIIHDVEQKRKEEALLGPPPKKVLRHHPPTISKHPTGRTFLVASTPLHLRRHRPRDRELEKYLQRVWGGPQRGFP, via the exons ATGGCGCTCTCCCCACGGCCGCTGCGTTGCGCCGCCCTCCTCCTCTCCGTCAGCCTCTTGGTCCAAAGCCGCCCCCAAagctctccccttcccccctccgAACCCCCTCGAGATCCACCACCGGGAGGTCCCACCCCTTTCCCACCACCCTTGGAAGCCCATCGAGGGTTAACCAAGAGGTCAACGGCGACGGGAAACCACCACCACGACGTCTTGAAGGACCTCAACGATCTTCGAGTGGAAGCCAAGAGGGATCATCAATGGGACGATGAAGGTCCAGGAGGTCCCACCTCTTTCCCACCACCCATGGAAGCCCATCGAGGGTTAACCAAGAGGTCAACGGCCATGGGAGACCACCACGACATCTTGAAGGACCTCAACGATCTTCGAGTGGAAGCCAAGAGGGATCATCAATGGGATCATCAATGGGACGATGAAGGTCCAGGAGGTCCCACCTCTTTCCCACCACCCTTGGAAGCCCATCGAGCGTTAACCAAGAGGTCAACGGCCATGGGAGACCATAACGAGGTCTTGAAGGACCTGGAAGAACTTGGCCGTCTCCGCGCCGAAGCCAAGCGGGATCGTCAACGGGACCGTCAACGGGACCGCGGTTGGCCGAGTTCCAAGCAGCTCCGCCGACAGCAGAGCTTGGAACACCGTCTCTTGGAACGTCGTTACGAGGAGTTGGCCGAGAGTAGAAGACAAGCGGAAGCGGCTCGGAAAGCAGCAGCCGAAGAAGAACGTTTGGCCGATTTAGCATCGGATCTTCTTCTAAGGTACCTTCTCCGAGGTCCCGGAGCCGCCGTGGCTGAAGATAAACGATCGGAAGAGgttgaagaggaagaaggtggTGATGGGATCCCATCGGACGTCAGCGATGAGGTGGAAGGCGATGAGGGCTTTGAGGGCGATGGTTTGGAGGGCGACGGTGGCTTTGAGGGCGACGGTGGATTGGAAGGTGACGGTGGCTTTGAAGGCAACGGTGGATTGGAAGACAATGAGATCTTTCCGAGGGGCAATGAGGGATTCCCGAGGGTCAACGAGGGATTCCCGAGGGCCAATGAGGGCTTCCCGAGGGGCAATGAGATCCCACCAGGAGGGAATGAGATGATTCCAAGAGGGAATGAGATTCCAAGAGGGAATGAGAAGGTTCTGAGAGGGAATGAGAAGGTTCTGAGAGGTGATGAGATGATTCCAAGAGGGAATGAGAAGGTTCTGAGAGGGAATGAGATGATTCCAAGAGGTAATGAGATGTTTCCAAGAG GATCCCAGGAGGTCTCCGAAGGGTCGGAggagccttctcctccagacCCATCGGAGGTGGACGACCTGGACCCCGGCACCATCGACCAACTGATCGAGCTGTCGAGCCGCCTCCACCTCCCGGCCGACGACGTGGTGGACATCATCCACGACGTCGAGCAGAAACGCAAAGAAGAAGCTCTTCTGGGGCCACCACCGAAGAAGGTCCTTCGCCACCACCCCCCGACGATCTCCAAGCACCCAACGGGAAGGACTTTCCTGGTGGCGTCGACCCCTCTTCACCTCCGCCGCCATCGTCCCCGAGATCGAGAGTTGGAGAAAtatctccagagggtttggggaggaCCTCAACGGGGCTTTCCGTGA
- the AP1S1 gene encoding AP-1 complex subunit sigma-1A isoform X1 yields the protein MRPEPLPEAEAPLALRPRRGTRRKGGNGGGGGAPGPQRGPVAGPCRQGKLRLQKWYLATADREKKKMVRELMQVVLSRKPKMCSFLEWRDLKVVYKRYASLYFCCAIEGQDNELITLELIHRYVELLDKYFGSVCELDIIFNFEKAYFILDEFVMGGEIQDTSKKSVLKAIEQADLLQEEDESPRSVLEEMGLA from the exons ATGCGCCCTGAGCCCCTCCCGGAAGCGGAAGCGCCCCTCGCGCTGCGGCCGCGGCGCGGGACGAGGCGAAAAGGGGGAAACGGCGGAGGCGGAGGAGCCCCCGGGCCCCAACGGGGACCCGTAGCGGGACCATG CCGTCAGGGGAAGCTCCGCCTCCAGAAGTGGTATTTGGCCACCGCCGACCGCGAGAAGAAGAAGATGGTCCGCGAGTTGATGCAGGTGGTCCTCTCTCGGAAGCCCAAGATGTGCAGTTTCCTCGAgtggagggacctcaaagtggTCTACAAGAG GTACGCCAGCCTCTACTTCTGCTGCGCCATCGAAGGGCAGGACAACGAGCTCATCACCTTGGAGCTCATCCATCGCTACGTGGAGCTCCTCGACAAATACTTCGGCAGC gTCTGCGAGTTGGACATCATCTTCAACTTCGAGAAGGCCTATTTCATCCTGGACGAGTTCGTCATGGGCGGAGAGATCCAAGACACCTCCAAGAAGAGCGTCCTCAAGGCCATCGAGCAGGCGGATCTTCTCCAGGAG GAGGACGAATCCCCCCGCAGTGTCCTGGAAGAAATGGGTCTGGCatag
- the AP1S1 gene encoding AP-1 complex subunit sigma-1A isoform X2 has translation MMRFMLLFSRQGKLRLQKWYLATADREKKKMVRELMQVVLSRKPKMCSFLEWRDLKVVYKRYASLYFCCAIEGQDNELITLELIHRYVELLDKYFGSVCELDIIFNFEKAYFILDEFVMGGEIQDTSKKSVLKAIEQADLLQEEDESPRSVLEEMGLA, from the exons ATG ATGCGGTTCATGCTGCTCTTCAGCCGTCAGGGGAAGCTCCGCCTCCAGAAGTGGTATTTGGCCACCGCCGACCGCGAGAAGAAGAAGATGGTCCGCGAGTTGATGCAGGTGGTCCTCTCTCGGAAGCCCAAGATGTGCAGTTTCCTCGAgtggagggacctcaaagtggTCTACAAGAG GTACGCCAGCCTCTACTTCTGCTGCGCCATCGAAGGGCAGGACAACGAGCTCATCACCTTGGAGCTCATCCATCGCTACGTGGAGCTCCTCGACAAATACTTCGGCAGC gTCTGCGAGTTGGACATCATCTTCAACTTCGAGAAGGCCTATTTCATCCTGGACGAGTTCGTCATGGGCGGAGAGATCCAAGACACCTCCAAGAAGAGCGTCCTCAAGGCCATCGAGCAGGCGGATCTTCTCCAGGAG GAGGACGAATCCCCCCGCAGTGTCCTGGAAGAAATGGGTCTGGCatag
- the ADAT3 gene encoding probable inactive tRNA-specific adenosine deaminase-like protein 3: MTTADHAPSSHSPLPCGSDHAPSSHTPLPCGSDHAPSSHSPLPCGSDHAPCSADHAPSSHSPLPCGSDHAPSSHTPLPPLPCGSGHAPSSADHAPSSHSPLPCGSDHAPSSPAPTPPLPLGGRSPAPRCRSPAPWAVPWPRAPVPVLWAVAAPLWDRREAQRLLRDLNRVRPLPRLPHIKRLRGGPGGAAVLLCLRSHIRDLEAAAGAGTGSTGSTGSTGNGDSGVTEATRTGDTGATPGPTMDTGVTGLTGAPTVVKMGTGDTGDPITGGETTVTTKGTGDTDATTGPTMDTGVTGLTGDPTVVKMGTGDTGDPITGGVPTVTTKGTGDTGATAGPTMDTGVTGLTGDPTMVKMDSGDTADPITGGETTITTKGTGDTGATAGATMDTGVTGLTGAPTMVKMDTGDTGDPITGGAPPVPPPQPLPPLEVLLGPEVSPHGLGPPFLVALPGRVPSPGAETASALSMGLWPWVTRGGTPQESSTTPLSPEEVEEASAMMALAVEAARRGARRGMVPVGAVVVERRTRKVLAVAYDQRRGRNPLAHAVMAALEMVAQGQREAGGRLGHQGGLGCGHEDGVGHGGVDHEDTVDHEDVDYGVSMDADVDHVDPIDHNGPLGHEDVDHSASIGLSVDLEDTVDHEDIDYGASIDHEATIDHEDVHHNASIDHEAHENVHHGISIGLSVDLEDTIDHEDVHHGASIDHEATIDHEDIDHSASIDHEATIDHEDIHHGVSIGLSVDLEDTIDHEDIDHGASIDHEATIDPEDVHHGASIDHEATIDHEDIDHSASIDHEATIDHKDIDHGATIDHEDIHHGASIDHEATIDHEDIDHSASIDHEDIHHGTSIDHEDHENVHHGISIGLSVDHEATIDHEDIHHGASIDHEATIDPEDVNHGISIGLSVDLEATIDHEDIDHGASIDHEATIDHEDVHHGASIDHEDVNHGASIDHEATIDHEDIHHGISIGLSVDLEATIDHEDIDHSASIGLSVDLEATIDHEDLHHGASIDHEATIDHKDVHHNTSIDPEDVDHGASIDHKATIDPKDVHHGASIDHKATIDHEDVHHGASIDHEATIDHEDVHHGASIDHEATIDHEDIHHGASIDLGVDLEATIDHENIDHGASIDHKDTIDHENIDHGISIGLSVDLEATIDHEDIHHSASIDHEDIDYGASIDHEATIDHEDLHHGASIDPEDVNHGASIDHEATIDHEDIDHSASIGLSVDLEATIDHEDIDHGASIDHEASIDHEDIDHSASIDHEATIDHEDIDHGASIDHEATIDHEDIHHGASIGLSVDHEATIDHKDVHHGASIDHKATIDHEDIHHEASIAHETLKTVPRSASVSPGDAPHDPMDPLHDVPPPPPPAVVSPYLLRGCDVYVTREPCALCAMALLHSRVGRVLFGVAAPHGAVATRYGLHGRRPLNHRYRAYGGVAPAACAPLGDGELE; this comes from the exons atgaccac cgcagaccacgccccctcctcccATTCACCGCTCCCATGTGGctcagaccacgccccctcctcccATACACCGCTCCCCTGTGGctcagaccacgccccctcctcccATTCACCGCTCCCCTGTGGCTCAGACCACGCCCCCTGTAGCgcagaccacgccccctcctcccATTCACCGCTCCCCTGTGGctcagaccacgccccctcctcccATACACCACTCCCACCGCTCCCCTGTGGCTCAGGCCACGCCCCATCCAGCgcagaccacgccccctcctcccATTCACCGCTCCCCTGTGGctcagaccacgccccctcctccccggccCCAACGCCGCCGCTCCCCCTGGGCGGCCGCAGCCCCGCCCCTCGTTGCCGTAGCCCCGCCCCCTGGGCGGTGCCTTGGCCTCGCGCTCCGGTGCCGGTGCTGTGGGCGGTGGCGGCGCCGCTGTGGGACCGCCGGGAAGCGCAGCGGCTCCTGCGGGATTTGAACCGGGTCCGACCGCTGCCCCGACTGCCCCACATCAAACGGCTGAGGGGGGGACCCGGGGGGGCCGCGGTGCTGCTCTGCCTCCGGAGCCACATCCGGG ACCTTGAAGCCGCAGCAGGAGCcggaactgggagcactgggagcactgggagcactgggaatggcgACTCCGGGGTCACTGAGGCCACCAGGACTGGAGATACTGGGGCCACCCCTGGTCCCACCATGGATACTGGGGTTACTGGGCTTACTGGTGCCCCCACTGTGGTCAAGATGGGCACTGGGGACACCGGAGACCCCATAACTGGTGGTGAAACCACCGTGACCACCAAAGGCACTGGAGATACTGATGCCACCACTGGTCCCACCATGGATACTGGGGTTACTGGGCTTACTGGTGACCCCACTGTGGTCAAGATGGGCACTGGGGACACCGGAGACCCCATAACTGGTGGTGTCCCCACTGTGACCACCAAAGGCACTGGAGATACTGGGGCCACCGCTGGTCCCACCATGGATACTGGGGTTACTGGGCTTACTGGTGACCCCACTATGGTCAAGATGGACTCTGGGGACACCGCAGACCCCATAACTGGTGGTGAAACCACTATAACCACCAAAGGCACTGGAGATACTGGGGCCACCGCTGGTGCCACCATGGATACTGGGGTTACTGGGCTTACTGGTGCCCCCACTATGGTCAAGATGGACACTGGGGACACCGGAGACCCCATAACTGGTggtgcccccccagtgccccccccgcagcccctcccACCGCTGGAGGTCCTCCTGGGCCCGGAGGTGTCCCCTCACGGCCTGGGTCCGCCATTCCTGGTGGCGTTGCCGGGCCGAGTGCCGTCACCGGGAGCCGAGACGGCGTCGGCGTTGTCCATGGGGCTTTGGCCGTGGGTGACCCGCGGTGGTACCCCCCAAGAGTCGTCGACGACGCCGTTGAGTCCCGAGGAGGTAGAAGAAGCGTCCGCCATGATGGCGCTGGCGGTGGAGGCGGCGCGGCGAGGGGCGCGGCGGGGGATGGTGCCGGTGGGCGCCGTGGTGGTGGAACGGCGGACGCGGAAGGTTCTGGCGGTGGCCTACGACCAACGGAGGGGGAGGAACCCATTGGCCCACGCCGTCATGGCCGCCTTGGAGATGGTGGCCCAAGGGCAGAGAGAGGCCGGGGGGAGGTTGGGCCACCAGGGTGGTCTTGGTTGTGGCCATGAAGATGGCGTTGGCCATGGAG GTGTTGACCATGAAGACACCGTTGACCATGAAGACGTTGACTATGGTGTCTCCATGGACGCTGATGTTGACCACGTTGACCCTATTGACCACAATGGTCCTCTTGGCCATGAAGACGTTGACCATAGTGCCTCCATTGGTCTCAGCGTTGACCTTGAAGACACTGTTGACCATGAAGACATTGACTATGGAGCCTCCATTGACCACGAAGCCACCATTGACCATGAAGACGTCCACCACAACGCCTCCATTGACCACGAAGCCCATGAAAACGTCCACCATGGCATCTCCATTGGCCTCAGCGTTGACCTTGAAGACACCATTGACCACGAAGACGTCCACCATGGAGCCTCCATTGACCATGAAGCCACCATTGACCATGAAGACATTGACCATAGTGCCTCCATTGACCACGAAGCCACCATTGACCATGAAGACATCCACCATGGTGTCTCCATTGGTCTCAGCGTTGACCTTGAAGACACCATTGACCACGAAGACATTGACCATGGAGCCTCCATTGACCATGAAGCCACCATTGACCCCGAAGACGTCCACCACGGCGCCTCCATTGACCACGAAGCCACCATTGACCATGAAGACATTGACCATAGTGCCTCCATTGACCATGAAGCCACCATTGACCACAAAGACATTGACCATGGAGCCACCATTGACCATGAAGACATCCACCATGGCGCCTCCATTGACCATGAAGCCACCATTGACCATGAAGACATTGACCATAGTGCCTCCATTGACCACGAAGACATCCACCATGGCACCTCCATTGACCATGAAGACCATGAAAACGTCCACCATGGCATCTCCATTGGTCTCAGCGTTGACCATGAAGCCACCATTGACCATGAAGACATCCACCACGGCGCCTCCATTGACCACGAAGCCACCATTGACCCCGAAGACGTCAACCATGGCATCTCCATTGGCCTCAGTGTTGACCTTGAAGCCACCATTGACCATGAAGACATCGACCATGGAGCCTCCATTGACCATGAAGCCACCATTGACCATGAAGACGTCCACCATGGAGCCTCCATTGACCATGAAGACGTCAACCATGGAGCCTCCATTGACCACGAAGCCACCATTGACCATGAAGACATCCACCATGGCATCTCCATTGGCCTCAGCGTTGACCTTGAAGCCACCATTGACCATGAAGACATTGACCATAGTGCCTCCATTGGTCTCAGCGTTGACCTTGAAGCCACCATTGACCATGAAGACCTCCACCACGGAGCCTCCATTGACCACGAAGCCACCATTGACCACAAAGACGTCCACCACAACACCTCCATTGATCCCGAAGATGTCGACCATGGAGCCTCCATTGACCACAAAGCCACCATTGACCCCAAAGACGTCCACCACGGCGCCTCCATTGACCACAAAGCCACCATTGACCATGAAGACGTCCACCACGGAGCCTCCATTGACCACGAAGCCACCATTGACCATGAAGACGTCCACCACGGAGCCTCCATTGACCACGAAGCCACCATTGACCACGAAGACATCCACCATGGAGCCTCCATTGACCTCGGCGTTGACCTTGAAGCCACCATTGACCATGAAAACATTGACCATGGAGCCTCCATTGACCACAAAGACACCATTGACCATGAAAACATCGACCATGGCATCTCCATTGGCCTCAGCGTTGACCTTGAAGCCACCATTGACCACGAAGACATCCACCATAGTGCCTCCATTGACCATGAAGACATTGACTATGGAGCCTCCATTGACCACGAAGCCACCATTGACCATGAAGACCTCCACCATGGAGCCTCCATTGACCCCGAAGACGTCAACCACGGAGCCTCCATTGACCATGAAGCCACCATTGACCATGAAGACATTGACCATAGTGCCTCCATTGGTCTCAGCGTTGACCTTGAAGCCACCATTGACCATGAAGACATTGACCATGGAGCCTCAATTGACCACGAAGCCTCCATTGACCATGAAGACATTGACCATAGTGCCTCCATTGACCATGAAGCCACCATTGACCATGAAGACATTGACCATGGAGCCTCCATTGACCACGAAGCCACCATTGACCATGAAGACATCCACCATGGAGCCTCCATTGGTCTCAGCGTTGACCATGAAGCCACCATTGACCACAAAGACGTCCACCACGGAGCCTCCATTGACCACAAAGCCACCATTGACCATGAAGACATCCACCATGAAGCCTCCATTGCCCATGAAACCCTCAAAACCGTCCCCCGTAGTGCCTCGGTGTCCCCCGGCGATGCCCCCCATGACCCTATGGACCCCCTCCATGAtgtcccaccacctccaccacccgCGGTGGTGTCCCCGTACCTCCTGCGGGGCTGTGACGTCTACGTCACGCGGGAGCCGTGCGCGCTCTGCGCGATGGCGCTGCTCCACAGCCGCGTCGGCCGCGTCCTCTTCGGCGTCGCCGCCCCCCACGGCGCCGTCGCCACCCGCTACGGCCTCCACGGCCGACGGCCACTCAACCACCGCTACCGCGCCTACGGCGGCGTCGCCCCGGCAGCCTGCGCCCCACTGGGGGACGGGGAACTGGAATAA